The following proteins come from a genomic window of Gottfriedia acidiceleris:
- a CDS encoding peptidase U32 family protein — protein sequence MIKPELLVTPTNLNDIDKLADAGADAVIIGEQRFGLRLAGEFNREAVKEAVEIAHKKNVKVYVAMNGVYHNEILDEIEDYIAFLRDANVDAIVFGDPAVLMSVRAIAPKMQLHWNTETTATNWFTCNYWGKRGSKRAVLARELSFEAVAEIKENAKVEIEVQVHGMTAMFQSKRSLVGNYFEYQGKNLEIVEQKKYEENMFLVDHERNNKYPIFEDQNGTHIMSPNDICLVNELEELVDAGIDSFKIDGVLKSSEYIIEVTKLYRQAIDLCVEDRKAYEEIKDELFDKIEAIQPVNRPLDTGFFFKETVY from the coding sequence ATGATTAAGCCTGAATTATTAGTTACGCCAACAAACCTAAATGATATAGATAAATTAGCTGATGCTGGAGCAGACGCAGTAATTATTGGTGAACAACGTTTTGGATTACGCTTAGCGGGTGAATTTAATCGTGAAGCTGTAAAAGAAGCAGTAGAAATTGCACATAAAAAAAATGTAAAAGTATATGTAGCGATGAATGGCGTTTACCATAATGAAATTCTTGATGAAATTGAAGATTATATTGCTTTTTTAAGAGACGCAAATGTGGATGCTATTGTATTCGGAGATCCTGCAGTTCTTATGTCAGTACGTGCGATTGCACCTAAAATGCAATTACATTGGAATACAGAAACAACGGCTACAAACTGGTTTACTTGTAATTACTGGGGTAAACGTGGGTCAAAACGTGCGGTATTAGCTAGGGAATTAAGCTTTGAGGCTGTCGCTGAAATTAAAGAAAATGCTAAAGTAGAAATCGAAGTACAAGTACATGGAATGACGGCTATGTTCCAATCAAAACGTTCACTTGTTGGGAACTACTTTGAATACCAAGGAAAAAATTTAGAAATCGTTGAGCAAAAGAAATATGAAGAAAATATGTTCTTAGTTGACCACGAGCGTAATAATAAATATCCAATTTTTGAAGACCAAAATGGAACTCATATTATGAGTCCAAATGATATTTGTCTTGTTAATGAGTTAGAAGAATTAGTTGATGCAGGTATTGATTCATTCAAAATTGACGGTGTCTTAAAATCTTCAGAATATATCATTGAAGTAACAAAACTATACAGACAAGCTATAGACCTATGTGTAGAAGACCGTAAAGCTTACGAAGAAATCAAAGACGAACTTTTCGACAAAATCGAAGCAATCCAACCTGTAAACAGACCACTGGACACAGGATTCTTCTTTAAAGAAACAGTGTATTAA
- a CDS encoding peptidase U32 family protein — translation MAIGQLDKIVDGKRVIVKKPELLAPAGNLEKLKIAVRYGADAVFIGGREFGLRSNADNFSIEEMAEGVEFANKFNAKIYVTTNIFAHNENMDGLVEYLQGIEAAGVTGIIVADPYIIETCKEAAPKLEVHLSTQQSLTNYRAAQYWKEEGLHRLVLARETSYEEIKEIKEKVDVEIETFIHGAMCIAYSGRCTLSNHMTARDSNRGGCCQSCRWDYDLVQTESQNPDATENALFAEEDAPFAMSPKDLNLLRSIPKFIEMGVDSLKIEGRMKSIHYVATVVSVYRKIIDAYCADPENFEFKEEWVEELDKCANRDTASSFFEGFPGMKEQMYGNHSKKTTYDFAGLVLDYDDETGIATIQQRNYFKPGDQIEFFGPEIENFKQTVGVIVNEDGTEVDAARHPLEIVKIKVNQKVYPYNMMRKKLV, via the coding sequence ATGGCAATTGGACAATTAGATAAAATAGTTGATGGCAAACGTGTAATCGTGAAGAAACCTGAGCTATTAGCACCGGCTGGTAATTTAGAAAAATTAAAAATTGCAGTAAGATATGGCGCAGATGCCGTATTTATTGGTGGTAGAGAGTTTGGTTTACGTTCGAATGCAGATAACTTCTCTATTGAAGAAATGGCTGAAGGGGTAGAATTTGCAAACAAATTTAATGCGAAAATATATGTAACAACAAATATATTTGCTCATAACGAAAACATGGACGGATTAGTTGAGTATTTACAAGGAATTGAAGCTGCAGGTGTTACGGGAATTATTGTAGCTGACCCATATATCATTGAAACATGTAAAGAAGCAGCACCTAAATTAGAGGTTCATTTAAGTACACAACAATCTTTAACAAATTATCGTGCTGCACAGTACTGGAAAGAAGAAGGATTACATCGATTAGTATTAGCACGTGAGACGAGCTATGAAGAAATCAAAGAAATCAAAGAAAAAGTAGACGTTGAAATTGAAACTTTTATTCATGGTGCAATGTGTATTGCTTATTCTGGCCGTTGTACGTTGAGTAATCATATGACTGCACGTGATTCGAACCGTGGTGGATGCTGTCAATCATGTCGTTGGGATTACGATTTAGTTCAAACTGAGTCACAAAATCCGGATGCAACAGAAAATGCTTTATTTGCTGAAGAAGATGCACCGTTTGCAATGAGCCCGAAAGATTTAAATTTATTACGTTCAATTCCTAAATTTATTGAAATGGGTGTAGATAGTTTAAAAATTGAAGGACGTATGAAATCAATTCATTACGTAGCAACAGTTGTATCTGTTTATCGTAAAATAATTGATGCATATTGTGCTGACCCAGAAAACTTTGAATTTAAAGAAGAATGGGTTGAAGAACTAGATAAATGTGCGAATCGTGACACTGCTTCTTCTTTCTTTGAAGGATTCCCAGGAATGAAAGAGCAAATGTATGGAAATCATAGCAAAAAAACAACGTATGATTTTGCAGGTCTTGTACTAGACTATGATGATGAAACTGGTATCGCAACAATCCAACAACGTAACTACTTCAAACCAGGTGACCAAATTGAATTTTTTGGACCTGAAATTGAAAACTTCAAACAAACAGTTGGTGTAATTGTTAATGAAGATGGAACAGAAGTAGACGCTGCAAGACATCCATTAGAAATTGTAAAAATTAAAGTGAATCAAAAAGTTTATCCTTACAACATGATGAGAAAAAAGTTAGTTTGA
- the udk gene encoding uridine kinase gives MGNKPIVIGIAGGTGSGKTSVTKAIYDQFKGHSILMIQQDSYYRDQTHLPMEERLKTNYDHPLAFDNDLFIEHIKDLLQYKAIEKPVYDYTIHTRSSETIPVEPKEVIILEGILVLEDERLRDLMDIKIFVDTDADLRILRRIQRDIKERGRTVDSVVDQYVNVVRPMHNQFCEPSKKFADIIIPEGGQNFVAIDLMATKIQTILERVSVL, from the coding sequence ATGGGGAATAAGCCCATTGTAATTGGAATTGCTGGAGGGACTGGCTCTGGTAAAACTTCTGTAACAAAAGCAATCTATGATCAATTTAAAGGTCATTCAATTTTAATGATTCAGCAAGATTCTTATTATAGAGATCAAACGCATTTGCCAATGGAAGAAAGATTGAAAACAAATTATGACCATCCATTAGCATTTGATAATGATTTGTTTATTGAGCATATAAAAGATTTATTGCAATACAAAGCAATTGAAAAACCTGTATATGACTATACAATTCATACAAGATCTTCAGAAACAATCCCTGTAGAGCCAAAAGAAGTTATTATTTTAGAAGGTATTCTAGTATTAGAAGACGAGCGTTTACGTGACTTAATGGACATAAAGATATTTGTAGATACGGATGCTGATTTACGAATACTTCGTCGAATACAAAGAGATATAAAAGAACGTGGAAGAACAGTCGATTCTGTGGTTGATCAATATGTAAATGTTGTACGCCCTATGCATAATCAATTCTGTGAACCATCTAAGAAATTCGCAGATATTATCATACCAGAAGGCGGTCAGAACTTTGTGGCTATTGATTTAATGGCTACAAAAATTCAGACTATACTTGAAAGAGTAAGTGTATTATAA
- the greA gene encoding transcription elongation factor GreA produces the protein MANEKKFPMTLAGKQKLEQELENLKTVKRAEVVERIKIARSFGDLSENSEYDAAKDEQAFVEGRITTLENMIRNAEIITENNDASDTVTLGKSVTFLELPAGDEETYTIVGSAEADPFEGKISNDSPIAKSLLGKTVGEEVTVNTPGGDMQVRIIAVK, from the coding sequence ATGGCTAACGAAAAAAAATTCCCTATGACTTTAGCTGGGAAACAAAAATTAGAACAAGAATTAGAAAACTTAAAAACAGTAAAGCGTGCTGAAGTAGTAGAGCGTATTAAAATAGCTCGTAGCTTTGGTGACCTTTCAGAGAACTCTGAATACGATGCTGCAAAAGATGAACAAGCATTTGTTGAAGGTCGTATTACAACTTTAGAAAATATGATTCGTAATGCTGAAATTATTACTGAAAATAATGATGCATCAGATACAGTAACTTTAGGTAAATCTGTAACTTTCTTAGAATTACCAGCTGGTGACGAAGAAACTTACACAATTGTAGGTAGTGCTGAGGCTGATCCATTTGAGGGTAAAATTTCAAATGATTCTCCAATCGCAAAAAGCTTATTAGGCAAAACTGTTGGTGAAGAAGTGACTGTTAATACGCCAGGTGGAGATATGCAAGTAAGAATTATTGCTGTTAAATAA
- a CDS encoding peptidoglycan D,D-transpeptidase FtsI family protein, whose amino-acid sequence MHRRIKAILIIISLLFSLIVYRCFDISVLHQKNFGPQKVNLIERSVAQRTFQFRIDNGRGKILDRNGKLLSAAYTPKVILFPFLKTIDWPIDKLSAITGVPVANIKNQFIGKKEPFTLEGMTKTLTSEKIDEINNLHVSGLISMLSQDNDDKQLAEHLIGIARENKEQYEKQYESDRDYKPKEFGVIGLEAQFEDFLKSDGTSNLMLHVDNLGKPMFGNEVKYAKPSNPFYPVSLSTTLDKDLQQILEQAVDQAKLQKGAAVLIDVKTNNLLAMVSRPKMNFQNLFSSNDNTATNYALLASTPGSVFKTVVAAASIDQGIVKENQMYNCNNNLVGKYEDEEKKRKGNLTFQQSFYESCNYTFGQLGKQLTLKNKDMFQTYAKKLGLDGPVGWTGSVYHESNFSQFQNEGKPTYFVGNYLSDKLLNTSIGQQDVKVSPLAVANMMATIARGGSPKQVKVVDSVLYKNGTEMFKFPEQTLVDDYLAPDSMQQLRELLRGVVTDPKGTGNRYTSLPYTLAGKSGTAETKVVDGKIVEQNKWFAGYFPYDKPRYAFAVVSLNVPNEVTSTSDTVTSLIKSIYNFDKNHTK is encoded by the coding sequence ATGCATAGACGGATAAAAGCCATATTAATTATTATTTCGTTACTATTTTCTTTAATCGTATACAGATGTTTTGATATTAGTGTACTTCATCAAAAGAATTTTGGTCCACAAAAGGTAAATTTAATCGAACGAAGTGTTGCTCAAAGAACATTTCAGTTTCGGATTGATAATGGACGTGGAAAAATACTTGACCGAAATGGAAAATTATTAAGTGCAGCTTACACTCCAAAAGTTATTTTATTTCCATTTTTAAAAACAATTGATTGGCCAATTGATAAATTATCGGCGATTACAGGAGTACCGGTTGCAAATATTAAAAATCAGTTTATTGGTAAAAAAGAACCATTTACATTAGAAGGAATGACAAAAACATTAACATCGGAAAAAATTGATGAAATAAATAATTTACATGTTTCTGGATTAATTTCGATGTTGTCTCAAGACAATGACGATAAACAATTGGCAGAACACCTAATTGGAATAGCTAGAGAAAATAAAGAACAATATGAAAAACAGTATGAAAGTGATCGAGATTATAAGCCTAAAGAATTTGGAGTTATTGGATTAGAAGCTCAGTTTGAAGATTTCTTAAAATCTGATGGAACCTCTAATTTAATGCTTCACGTAGACAATTTAGGTAAACCGATGTTTGGAAATGAAGTAAAATATGCGAAACCTAGTAATCCATTTTATCCAGTTTCCCTTTCAACTACATTAGATAAAGATTTACAACAAATATTAGAACAAGCTGTTGACCAAGCTAAACTTCAAAAAGGTGCAGCAGTGCTAATTGACGTAAAGACTAACAATTTATTAGCAATGGTTAGCCGACCAAAAATGAATTTCCAAAATTTATTTTCTTCGAATGATAATACAGCGACTAATTATGCACTATTAGCTAGTACACCTGGTTCAGTCTTTAAAACAGTTGTAGCGGCTGCCTCAATAGATCAAGGAATTGTGAAAGAAAATCAAATGTATAATTGTAATAATAATCTAGTCGGTAAATACGAAGATGAAGAGAAAAAGCGAAAAGGTAATTTAACTTTTCAACAAAGTTTCTATGAAAGTTGTAATTACACATTTGGCCAATTGGGTAAGCAATTAACTCTAAAAAATAAAGATATGTTTCAAACATATGCTAAAAAGCTAGGATTAGATGGTCCAGTAGGATGGACAGGATCCGTCTATCATGAGTCTAATTTTAGTCAATTTCAAAATGAAGGGAAACCAACTTATTTTGTAGGAAACTATTTAAGTGATAAGCTCTTAAATACTTCTATTGGGCAACAGGATGTAAAAGTATCCCCTTTAGCTGTAGCTAATATGATGGCTACTATTGCACGAGGTGGTAGCCCAAAACAAGTAAAAGTAGTAGATTCTGTATTATATAAAAATGGGACAGAAATGTTTAAATTCCCAGAACAGACATTAGTAGATGATTATCTAGCTCCGGATTCAATGCAACAATTAAGAGAATTACTTCGAGGTGTAGTTACGGATCCGAAAGGTACGGGAAATCGATATACTAGTTTGCCCTATACTTTAGCAGGTAAAAGTGGTACAGCGGAAACAAAAGTAGTAGATGGTAAAATTGTTGAACAAAACAAATGGTTTGCGGGTTATTTTCCATATGATAAGCCAAGATATGCATTCGCAGTAGTTAGTTTAAATGTTCCAAACGAAGTTACTTCTACCTCTGATACGGTTACAAGTTTAATAAAATCGATATATAACTTTGATAAAAACCACACAAAATAG
- a CDS encoding YrrS family protein codes for MSSIEPNKRVQKLRRVRRGNYFYRILLIPLLVGIIYLGIKITLPIVNQQKIEPNTAKAKITRITQEPKQMTDIPNPYQAKYRQKVNEIIKDSINDENIIESTVKEWTPNKTRQIEPHTVHYSHMSQDFYEMEEAVSNAISLTKEDYSVWHIGQGYDQQSIKVYVATNDLSYKYVVYLHWVVKEGWLPILVQEVKELKY; via the coding sequence ATGTCTTCGATTGAACCAAACAAAAGGGTCCAAAAATTAAGACGAGTACGAAGAGGAAATTATTTTTACAGAATACTACTTATTCCACTTCTAGTTGGAATCATCTATTTAGGGATAAAAATAACTTTACCAATCGTCAATCAACAAAAGATAGAGCCTAATACTGCAAAAGCTAAGATTACTAGGATTACTCAAGAACCAAAGCAAATGACTGATATACCGAATCCATATCAAGCGAAATATCGTCAAAAAGTAAATGAGATTATTAAAGATTCAATAAATGATGAAAATATTATAGAATCGACTGTAAAAGAATGGACACCTAACAAAACAAGACAAATTGAGCCTCATACAGTTCACTATAGTCATATGTCTCAAGACTTTTATGAAATGGAAGAAGCAGTATCAAATGCGATTTCTTTAACAAAAGAAGATTATTCAGTTTGGCATATTGGTCAAGGATACGATCAACAAAGTATAAAAGTATACGTTGCCACAAACGACTTAAGCTATAAATATGTCGTATACTTACACTGGGTTGTAAAAGAAGGCTGGCTCCCTATTTTGGTACAAGAAGTAAAAGAGCTAAAGTATTAA
- the mtnN gene encoding 5'-methylthioadenosine/S-adenosylhomocysteine nucleosidase, protein MKIAIIGAMEEEVHVLRDKLDNLRKEEVAGSEYNIGTYEGKEVILLKSGIGKVNAAMATAILLEKYQPDFVINTGSAGGLHTDLNVGDVVISTEVRHHDVDVTAFNYEYGQVPGMPAAFPSDDKLKSIAKKCAEKINGIQVVEGLIVTGDSFMNDPVRVDFVKEKFGDLYAVEMEAAAIAQVCYAFKVPFVVTRALSDIAGKESNISFDQFLHTAAVNSTLMVEEMIKAL, encoded by the coding sequence ATGAAAATAGCTATTATTGGAGCAATGGAAGAAGAAGTACATGTATTACGTGATAAATTAGACAATCTTAGAAAAGAAGAAGTTGCAGGCTCAGAATATAACATAGGTACATACGAAGGAAAAGAAGTAATTTTATTAAAGTCTGGCATTGGTAAAGTTAATGCAGCAATGGCAACAGCAATTCTTTTAGAAAAATATCAACCAGATTTTGTTATTAACACAGGATCTGCAGGCGGACTTCATACTGACTTAAATGTTGGCGACGTGGTTATCTCAACTGAAGTGCGTCATCATGATGTAGACGTTACCGCATTCAATTATGAATACGGACAAGTTCCAGGTATGCCAGCTGCATTCCCTTCTGATGATAAATTAAAGTCTATCGCTAAAAAATGCGCTGAAAAAATTAATGGTATCCAAGTTGTTGAAGGGTTAATTGTAACTGGAGATTCATTTATGAACGATCCAGTAAGAGTTGACTTCGTAAAAGAGAAATTTGGTGATCTGTATGCTGTAGAGATGGAAGCAGCTGCAATTGCTCAAGTTTGTTATGCTTTTAAAGTGCCATTTGTTGTAACACGAGCATTGTCAGATATTGCAGGTAAAGAATCAAATATTTCATTTGATCAATTCCTTCATACTGCAGCTGTTAATTCAACATTAATGGTTGAGGAAATGATTAAAGCGTTATAA